GTGTTATTTTTTTGTTGCACAAAAAAAATACGATGTGTATTTTAAAAAAGGTGATTAAAAAATAATAATCATTAATTAATTTAGGTATCTTGAATTTTTATCCGCTAAGGATAAAATATTTTCAGCAAAAAAATAAATTCAATAAATTCTATCACAGCATTTTATCCCTTTAGGGATAAAATATTTCCTCTGGGTTCTCTGCCCCTCTGCGTCCTCTGTGGGAAATTTTTTTCACATCGTGCGAATATTTTTTTTTTTCACAACCTACGAGAAACTTTTTTCACATCCTGCGGGGATAAAAAAAGCCGAAAATGTTTTGCATTTCCGGCTGTGTATTTATTTCTGCGTGAAATTAATTCGCGAACCTGCGGGCACCTGAATTATTAGCACTGCGATTTCCATTTCTGGTTGGACTGGAAGTTCTTCTTCCCGCCGCATTTGCATTGCGATTAAAATTGCGCGCAAATGGTTTCTTTTCACCATCAAAGGTTACAGGATCGTTGCTGTTCATCACGAAAGGATGTTTTTCAACAATAGGAATAATTTTACCAGTTAATTTCTGAATATCGCGTAAGTATTCTTTTTCTTCCATATCGCAAAAAGAAATTGCTATTCCGCTTGCCCCGGCTCTGCCTGTGCGGCCGATACGGTGAACATAGGTTTCTGCAATATTTGATATTTCGAAATTAATTACGTGTGTTAATTCATCCACATCAATTCCCCTTGCTGCAATATCTGTTGCAACCAATACTCTGGTGCGTTTGGATTTAAAATTCGACAAAGCATTTTGTCTTGCATTCTGCGATTTATTTCCGTGAATTGCTTCTGCTTTTATACCTGCTTTAATTAAGTCTTTACAAACCTTATCAGCTCCATGTTTGGTGCGGGTAAATACCAATGCAGTTACTATTTCATCATCTTTCAATAAATGTAATAATAAATTCTTTTTATTTGTTCTGTTCACAAAATAAACTGATTGGTCGATAATTTCCACGGTAGAAGAAACAGGAGTTACTGCAACTTTTACGGGATTAACCAATAATGAATTTGCAAGTGCTGCAATTTCTCCGGGCATAGTTGCAGAAAAGAATAACGTTTGTTTCTTAACCGGCAATTTTGCCACCACTTTTTTAACATCGTGAATAAATCCCATGTCCAACATTCTGTCGGCTTCATCCAAAACAAATATTTGTATGGAATTTAATCTGATAAATCCCTGATTCATAAGATCCAACAATCTACCGGGAGTTGCGATCAAAATATCAACACCTCTTTTTAATTGTTGTGTTTGAGAAAATTGTGATACACCACCAAATATAGCAGTGTGGTGTAATCCGGTGTATTTACCATAAGCCGCAAAACTTTCTCCGATCTGTATCGCTAATTCTCGGGTTGGAGTGAGGATGAGTGATTTAATGGTTCTTTGTGTATTGCCCTCTTTTTTTTGTTCGTGCAATAATTGCAAAATTGGAATAGCAAAGGCCGCTGTTTTTCCGGTTCCTGTCTGGGCGCAACCCAACAGATCTTGTTTTTGTAATACCACAGGAATAGCTTGTTCCTGAATTGGCGTAGGACGGATATAACCCTCCTGTTTCAGAGCCTTAGTTATAGGCTCAATGAGTTGTAAATTGTCAAAAGACATTATTAAAATGTTTATTTTTTATAAGGCGGGAAAAAGTTACAGATACAAATTCGGCGGTTGCCTTTGATGTAGTGTTCTTCTCTAATTGTTTTAACTCCTTATCTGTTAATTATAGCGCTTTTTCTCTAGTGATCTTCTAAATTTTTCATCTGAACACAACCTGAAAACAATCCACTGAAAAAGCAATCTGGTGCAAAGATACGAATAAATCGGGACATTTACAACTTCTGCCTGAAAGCCAACATAGATGAGGGTTTTAAAGGAGAGAGGAGAGAGGAGTGAGGAGAAAGGAGTTTAAATTTCTTGCGAAATTT
The genomic region above belongs to Bacteroidota bacterium and contains:
- a CDS encoding DEAD/DEAH box helicase, with amino-acid sequence MSFDNLQLIEPITKALKQEGYIRPTPIQEQAIPVVLQKQDLLGCAQTGTGKTAAFAIPILQLLHEQKKEGNTQRTIKSLILTPTRELAIQIGESFAAYGKYTGLHHTAIFGGVSQFSQTQQLKRGVDILIATPGRLLDLMNQGFIRLNSIQIFVLDEADRMLDMGFIHDVKKVVAKLPVKKQTLFFSATMPGEIAALANSLLVNPVKVAVTPVSSTVEIIDQSVYFVNRTNKKNLLLHLLKDDEIVTALVFTRTKHGADKVCKDLIKAGIKAEAIHGNKSQNARQNALSNFKSKRTRVLVATDIAARGIDVDELTHVINFEISNIAETYVHRIGRTGRAGASGIAISFCDMEEKEYLRDIQKLTGKIIPIVEKHPFVMNSNDPVTFDGEKKPFARNFNRNANAAGRRTSSPTRNGNRSANNSGARRFAN